From one Acidobacteriota bacterium genomic stretch:
- a CDS encoding NAD(P)H-binding protein: MNIAIFGANGATGRLITQYALAAGHTLTVLLRTPKDFPYLERLTLGGHVVHGSAFDPHDVARTIQGADVVFSALGAKSPLRNENVLPRAVPLIVKAMQQSPGTKRLIVLGSAGALPGSLAQQPAWRRWVVQKIVYPRLLKWPVYEQKVQYLALLSSGLDWTMVMPPMLTNGRERGNIRIDGEALPPNASSISRASVARFMLQQIEDPEWRRKGVYISN; this comes from the coding sequence ATGAACATTGCCATCTTCGGGGCGAACGGAGCCACGGGACGCCTCATCACCCAGTACGCCCTCGCCGCCGGACACACCCTGACCGTGCTGCTGCGCACGCCGAAAGACTTCCCCTACCTCGAACGCCTCACCCTCGGCGGCCACGTCGTCCACGGCAGCGCCTTCGACCCCCACGACGTCGCCCGCACCATCCAGGGCGCCGACGTCGTCTTCTCCGCCCTCGGCGCAAAGTCACCCCTGCGCAACGAGAACGTCCTCCCCCGCGCCGTCCCGCTCATCGTCAAGGCCATGCAGCAGAGTCCGGGGACCAAACGCCTCATCGTCCTCGGCTCCGCCGGGGCGCTCCCCGGCTCCCTCGCTCAACAGCCCGCCTGGCGCCGCTGGGTCGTTCAGAAGATCGTCTACCCCCGGCTGCTCAAGTGGCCTGTCTACGAGCAGAAGGTGCAGTACCTCGCCCTGCTCTCGAGCGGCCTCGACTGGACCATGGTCATGCCGCCCATGCTCACCAACGGACGCGAGCGCGGCAACATCCGCATCGACGGCGAAGCCCTGCCACCCAACGCCTCCAGCATCTCCCGCGCCAGCGTCGCCCGCTTCATGCTCCAGCAGATCGAAGACCCCGAATGGCGCCGCAAAGGCGTCTACATCAGCAACTGA